In Flavobacterium praedii, the DNA window TGGCTATTGAAAAAAACAATAGAAGATCTATAAAATTGCAGACTTTAAGCCAAATTAAAAAAGAAACAACATTGAAATTAAGTCGTCCAAAACTTTTGGTTTAATATGTAAATATTATAAAATTCACTAAAAATTATGAAACATTTAGAGAAGCTAAAGTATTGAACTTTGTCTATTAATAAATAGCATTTCTAATTTTCAATAATAACCTTAATTTGAATTCGATGAATACAAAAAAATCTATTAGTGTTTTAAATACTTTTATCGGAATCAATAACAATCGGTTTGAAAGTTATATAAAAGCATCAAAGCAAACGAATGAATCCGACTTAATAATATTGTTTCTTGGGTTTCAAGAAAAAAGCCAAAGATGCACAGCTGAATTGGTTTCTGAAGTTCAAAAATTAGGAGGAAAACCATCAAAAAACTCCTCAGTCAAAATATATTTTTCCCGAATTTGGTTGCAAATCAATTTAAAATTCAAAATTAATGATCGGGAAGATCTACTAAATCGATGTGAATATGATGCTGATATTACCCTAAAAAAATACCTGGCCGTATTGCGTAATAACACAGCGCATTTATCTCCAAAACACCAAAATATATTACATGCACAACATCAATCCATAAAAAAAGAGCATGATACTTTAAAAGGTCTTGGCGATTTATTGGTAACCTGTAGAAGATTCAACTTAGATGCCTAAACAATACTCTTCATAAACTAGGGTACATTCTAAATCAACATTACAACTCCTTTTTAAACCATGAAAAGTCCTGTAAAGATTACAAAAGCTTCAAATACAAAATCCTATCTAAAAAATATTTTTGAAGATATCGGGAAAGCAACGCTATTTACAACGCGCTTTTTCAAAGAAGTTGCAAAAGGCCCTTTCGAATTCAAAGAATTTATTTGGCAATGTTACGCAATTGGTTATAAATCCTTACCAATAGTTAGTATTACTGGTTTTATAATGGGTTTGGTTCTTACCATACAATCTCGTCCTACAATGGCAAAATTTGGTGCAGAATCCTGGCTACCCAGCATGGTAGGACTTTCATTAATTCGTGAGATCGTTCCCGTAATTACAGCCTTAATTTGTGCAGGAAAAATAGCCTCAGGAATTGGAGCCGAATTAGGTTCGATGAAAGTTACCGAACAAATTGATGCCATGGAAGTTTCGGCAATAAATCCTTATAAATACTTAGTTGCAACCAGAATTATGGCCACCACAATTATGATTCCAATTTTAGTTATTTATGCTGATTTTATTGGAATTTATGGTGGATATATCGGATACAATATCCATGAAAACATGGGCTTTTACCGTTATTTCTCCAATGTTTTAGAACATCTTGAGTTTTTGGACATTTTACCTGCTGTCCTAAAAACTTTTTTCTTTGGTTTTGCAATTGGTTTGGTGGGCTGCTATAAAGGATTTAATGCGGAAAACGGGACCGAAAGTGTTGGAAAAGCGGCCAATACGGCTGTAGTTACTGCATCATTAACCATATTTATCATTGATATGATTGCCGTTCAAATAACTGATTTATTTTACTAAACATGATACAGCATAAACCAGTGAAGGAAAAAAAAACAAGCACACAATCTACAGAAATAATTCTAGAACTAAATAATGTTTGCAAATCATTTGGGGATAATGCAGTCCTGAAAGGCATTACTCTTTCTGTAAAAAAAGGAGAGAATTTAGTGATTTTAGGCAGGTCTGGATCTGGAAAATCAATCACTATAAAATGTTTGGTTGGTTTAATTCATGCTGATGAAGGTGAAATCAAAATTTTTGGAACCGAAATCACCAAACTTAATGAAACTGATCTAAATGATATAAGAGTTCGTATTGGTTTTCTTTTTCAAAATGGTGCCTTGTATGATTCGATGACTGTTAGACAAAATTTGGAATTTACCCTAAAACACCATTCTCCAAATGCATCATCGGAGGAAATCGAAAAAGCCATAATAGAAGCACTAGAAAGTGTTGGTCTAGAAGAAGCCATTGACAAAATGCCTTCTGAATTGTCTGGTGGAATGCGAAAAAGAATCGGACTTGCAAGAACCGTTATTATTAAACCCGAAATCATTTTGTATGATGAACCTACAACTGGATTAGACGCAATAACATCTAGAGAAATAAGTGAATTGATTTTGTTTGTTCAAAAAAAATACAAAACAACCTCTATTATTATAACTCATGATATGGCCTGTGCCAAAATAACAGCAAACCGAATTATGATTATAAAAGATGGTGTTATCTGTGCAGAAGGCAGTTATGCCGAATTAGAAAAAAGCAAGGATGAATGGGTTCGATCTTTTTTTATTTAATTAATAAAACACTCAAATTATGTATAAAGAATCAGGGTTCACATGGAAATTAGGAATGTTTGTAACTATAGGGTTGATTCTCTTTGTTGGAACCATATACTTTGTTGGAAAACAAAAAAATTTATTTGGATCTACTTTTACCCTACAATCACAATTTAAAACAGTAACTGGATTAAAAGTTGGAAATAATGTCCGCTTTTCTGGAATAAATGTCGGAACAGTAAGTGAAATTACCCTTATCACTGATTCAACTGTAGCCGTAAAATTAATAATTAAAGATGAAGTGCGACGCTTTATAAAAACAGATTCCAAAGCTAGCATCGGCTCTGATGGATTAATGGGTGATAAAGTACTTACTATCTCACCTGGGACAAAATCCAATAAAAGCGTAAAAGACAATGCAATTATAGCTTCAATCAAAGCAATCGAAATTGAAGACATCATGAAAGGTGTAAAAACCACAGTGGATAATGCTTCGATAATAACTGATCAACTTGCCGAATTCAGTTTTAAAATCAACAATGGAAAAGGAACTTTATCCAAATTGTTAATGGATGAAAATATGGGTAAAAAACTAAATGCAACAATGTCTAATCTAGAGACAGGAACGAAAGGTTTTAGTGAGAATATGGATGCCGCTAAACACAACTTTTTATTGAAAGGTTATTTTAACAAAAAGGAAAAAGCCGCAGCCAAAAAACAAGAAAAAATTCAAAAAGATAAAGACAAAGCTGCTGCAAAAAAAGAAAAAGAAATTCAGAAAGAATTGGATTTGAAAGACAAAAAGGAAAATCCGTGAATTATGATATTTTTTATAGTAATAGTATAACATCAAAATATGTTTTCAATATGATCTTTGTAAAATCAAAATTAAAAGAGGAAAAATAAATTTTCTCTTTGAAATGAAGATGTCAAAAAAAATGAAAACAATAAAACTAATTGCCCTAGCCCTATTCTTGTTTACGTCTACAGCAAACCATGCCCAAGTTTCTATTAATGTAAATTTTGGAACACCTCCACAATGGGGACCAACTGGTTATTCTGAAGTATCTTATTATTTTTTGCCAGATGTTCAATCCTATTATGATATACGTGCCCAACAATTTATCTTTTTGAATAACGGAGTTTGGATAAGATCTCATAATTTACCTAACCGTTATAGAAACTATGATTTATACAATGGATATAAAGTAGTGCTAAATGACTACCACGGTTCAAGACCTTATGGCCATTATCAAGAGCATAAAGTAAAATATTATAAAGGATATAATAATGGACATCAAGAGAACTATAGATCGGTTGCGAATTATAAAAAAAATGAAAATAGAAGCTACAATAACGGCAACCAAGGTAATAGAGATAATGATAATCATCATGATAAAGAAAACAATGGTCATAAAAACGGTAAACATTAATTCCTAATGTAATGGAGACTATAAATGAGTTGAATAATCAAATTATGAATACTACAATTGTAATACGAAAGGATTATCCTGAGTTATCTAAATACCTTCTTGAAATGCCAGAAACTATTCCAGATATTGAAAATCCGGAAATAAACAGAAAAGTGCTAAATGAATATCTAAATTCCTTAAAAGAAATAGTAGATAAATATGCACCAAATCATAAAATTGACTTTCCAAGTAATATAAAAAAAAGAAAATGAAAACAGTAAAAAATTTAGGTATTTGGATGGATCATTCCATTGCTCATATCATTGAATTTACAGATCAATGGAAAGAAGCGAAAACTATTGAATCCAATTTTACGCATCAAGATAAAGTAGAAAGCCTTGTAAAAAGTGAATCAATAATGCATAATAAAGAACAACAGTTCCAAGCAGGATTCTATAAAAAACTAGAAGATCTTATTTTAAATTATAATAATGTCTTACTTTTTGGTCCAACCAATGCAAAAAATGAACTGTTTAATAGTATCGAAAAAGATCATCGCTTTGCAAATATCAAAATAGAGATTAAAGAAGCCGACAAAATGAATATTAATCAGAAAATCGCATTGGTAACGGATTACTTTGATGGGGCAAAAAAATAAGTATTCTAATAAAAACTTAAATTTAAGACTACGGGAACGTTTGTCAAAAATTTGGTTCAAGCCCTGCTATTAAAATGGTGGGGCTTTTATATTATTTTTAAAAAATTAAATGTTATGAAATCGCCATCATTGAAGCTGTCGCAATTGAAAATCATCGAATACCAAAACAAAATAGTAACCGATGAGATAACCACCAATGAAGATCTAGCGAAATATTCCTATAAAAAAATATTATCTACATTATGAATAAAATATACAGCCATACTGAAAATCTTTTCGAAAAATTGGTCTCTTTAGCAACTACTATATTAGGAAATTCTATTTCATTTCTAATAGCTTTATGCCTAGTGTTGTTTTGGTGGATCAATAGTTTGTTTATTAACAACGACACTCATCTTATTATTGGTGACATCATTTTTGGGGTTACTTTCTTAAGTTTATTTATTATCCAGAAATCTTTCAATCGATTCTCCGCTTCTTTACACCTTAAAATAAACGAATTAGTTTCATCACATGAACCTGCCAGTAATGCAGTAATGAATGCAGAAATCAAGACAGAAAGAGAAATTACGGAATTATCAAAAGAGTATTCGGAACTAGCAGAGCAAATTAAAGATTTGAACGAAGAAATTAAAGAGGAATTTAATAGGGAATTGGATAAAACTCTAAATGAAGATGAAAATCAAATAAAAGAGTAATCAAAATGAAATAATAAGCAGACAAAAACTGTAAATGATATAACTCTTTGCGAGAATTTTATAAGCCTTTTTTGAACGTATAATCCCATCTTTGTATAGATGTGAAAATGCTTTCACACTTAATTATAACAAAATGAACACAACAGAACTAAACGGAAATTGGGACGAGCAAAAAGGTAAATTGAAACAAAAATTTGCTGCGTTGACAGATAATGATTTATTATTTGTTGAAGGAAAAAAAGACGAAATGATGGGTAAACTTCAAATCAAATTGGGAAAAACTAAAGAAGAACTTCACAAAATTATTCAAGCACTATAAATAGCTGCTGTAAAATGTATCCATTTAATCAGTATTTTTTAAATGGATACATTTTTATTCAAAAAAAATCAATTTCAAATATAATTACTATGAAAAAATCAATTTTTACCCTTGCAGTTGCCACTTTTGTTATTGGATCTTCCATTACTAGTTGCAAACCAAATACCGAAAAAGTTCAAGACGCACAAGAAAATGTTGACAGTGCAAAAGTTGCCGTAACAGTTGCCGAAAACGATTTGGATCAAGCAAAAAGAGTCGCTACCGCAGAAGAATGGCAAGCATTCAAAGATGAAACCAACGCGAAAATAAATGAAAACAATGCCAAAATTGATGAGTTAAAATTAAAACTTAATAAAACGGGTAAAAATATCGATAAAACATACCAAGTAAGTATCGATGCAATGGAACAAAAAAATAAGGATTTAAAAATAAAAATGGATTCTTATAAAAACGATGTCAACAGTGATTGGAAATCTTTTAAAAGAGAATTCAACCATGATATGGATGAATTAGGTCAAAGTTTAAAAGACTTTACAGTGAACAACAAAAATTAAATAAATACGTTATGTCGTTGTAATAGTGAATGATTGCAACACATTCTTAATTTTAAATAAAAATCAAAAAAAATGAGCAATCTTCTTTATACAATCGCAGTTATACTAGTTATTTTTTGGGCAATCGGGTTCTTTGCTTACAGTGCAGGATCCATTATTCACATATTACTTGTTATTGCTTTAATAGCAGTAATATTAAGAATAATTCAAGGTAGAAAAGTTTTATAATTATTAAAAAATAATCACATGAAAGCAAATAAAATCGCATTAGGAGTCTTGGGTGCAATTGCCACAGGAGCTGTATTGGGAATATTGTTTGCCCCTGCGAAAGGAGCAGACACCAGAAAAAAAATTCTTCGAAAAGGAAATAATTATGCCGATGATTTGAAGGATAAATTCGAAAATATATCAGGAACATTAAAAAGCAATTATGAAAAAATGTTCCATGAAGGAAAATCAAAATTAGATAATTTAAAAAACGAATTAAAAAACAGCAGTATTTAATTTTTATTTTAAAGTGTTAAAAGCCAAATTGTAAAAAACAGTTTGGCTTTTTTTATGGCATTAGATAAGTGAAAAAAAATCAATCATGAACGTAAATGCAAACTAAAAAGTAAAGCCAATTATAAGTCAATCCTTTTTTTGTAAAAAAAATGACTAATTTTACTTTCAAAATTGATTTATAATGAACCCAAACGAACAAATACTATTTAAATTCTATTCTGCTTTTGCAAATGGTGACGCCAGCACAATGGGTGAATGTTATCATGAAAAAATTCAATTTCAAGATCCCGCTTTTGGTATATTAAAAGGAGAAGATGCCCGCCAAATGTGGAAAATGTTAACCGAAAAAAGTAACGGAAACAGTACGATTGAGTTTTCAGACCTAAAAGCTGATGATTATTCAGGAACAGCCAAATGGATAGCAACTTATATTTTTAGCAAAACCAACAAAAAAGTAGTGAATGTAATTCATTCTGAGTTTAAATTTCAGTATGGTCTCATCATTAGGCATATCGATAACTTTGATATCTGGAAATGGTCCAAACAAGCATTAGGTTTCAAAGGTTTACTATTGGGATGGACGGGATTTATGCAAAAACAAATACAAAAACAAGCTTTGTTTGCATTAAAAAATTATAGAATTAAAAATTCCTAAAGATGATAGAAACTTTAATCACTTTGTTTAATAGAGATCTCAATAAACTAAAAATTGAGATTCAATCATACCAAAATGAAAGCAAAATTTGGTACACACAAAAAGAAATCTCTAATTCTGCAGGAAATTTATGTTTGCATATAATAGGAAATTTAAACACATATATAGGAGCCCAAATAGGAAAAACAAATTACATTAGAAATAGAGAACTTGAATTTTCGAATAAGAATGTGCCAAAATCAGTGTTATTAACGCAAATAGATGAAACAATTATAATGCTAAATCATTCTTTAAAAATGGTATCAAATGAAGATTTAATTAAAGAGCACCCTATTTTAATTTTTGAAAATAAAACATCAACAGAATTTCTATTAATTCACCTTACAACACATTTGGCATATCATCTAGGTCAAATTAATTTTCATAGAAGATTACTTGATAGTTAATACTTTTTTGGTTTATTGTAATTTTTTAGGCTATAATCACTCCATTTAATTGCATAATAATCAAATATAAATTTGAAAAATAAGCCAATACAGAATCTTTTTATTTCATATTATTTAATTTTTTTTGTTCAAAAAAGTAAAATTTCAGCGTAAAATAGAAGAAAATAAATATTTTAACAAGAAATAACTCATTAAAAAATTTTACTATAAATTTTATCTATAACGTAATAGCTTCTTGGAATCGTCATCAAAATAAAGAAATATCAAAAAAATGATCTACATATTTTTGAATACTTTAATTATTACTTAAAAATGAAACTTAGCGTTTTTATAAACCCAAAAATCCGTAATTTTACTAGTATAAATAAGCTTTTAAAAGCTAAACGTTAACTAAATAATTTTTTTAAAATGAAAAGTACGACTGAAACATTATATTTTAAGACTGGAAATTGGAATAATGCTATTGATGTTTATGACTTTGTATTGAAAAATGTCACTCCTTATGAAGGAGATGATTCTTTTTTGGCAGGGCCATCAAAAAAAACAACTGTCTTATGGGATATTTGTAAAGAAAATTTACTTAAAGAGCGCCAAAAAAACGGATGCTTAGATATTGACACCAATATTATTTCAAATATAACATCTTTTGGACCTGGATATATTAGCAAAGAAAACGAAATCATTGTTGGATTACAAACCGATATGCTTTTAAAAAGAGCAATGAAACCGTTTGGAGGTATAAAATTAGTAGAATCAGCTGTTGCTGAAAGAGGTTTGAAAGTTTCTGATGAGGTAGTCAAAATTTTCAATTATGCTAAAGACCACAATCAAGCTGTTTTTAGTGCTTATGATAGCGAAATCAGAGCTTATCGTTCAAAACATTTATTAACTGGGTTACCAGATAATTATGCTAGAGGTAGAATTATTGGTGATTTTAGAAGACTGGCACTTTATGGAGCCGATCGATTAATTGAAGCCAAAAAAGAAGATTTTAGTGCTGTAGTTGGAGAAATGTCCGATCACAAAGTACGATTGAGAGAAGAAATATTCGATCAAATAAAAGCATTGCAGGATATGAAAATCATGTCTAATTCGTATGGAATTGACATTTCGAATCCAGCATTGAATGCACAACAAGCTGTACAATTTACCTATTTAGCTTATTTAAGCGCAGTAAAAGAACAGGATGGTGCAGCAATGTCTCTTGGAAATGTATCTTCTTTCTTAGATGTATATATCGAAAATGATTTGCAATCAGGAGTTATTACTGAGGAAGAAGCTCAAGAATATATCGATCAATTTGTTATGAAACTTCGTTTGGTACGTCATTTGCGTCCAGGTGCTTATGATACTATTTTTGGTGGAGATCCAACATGGGTTACTGAAGCAATTGGTGGACAATTTAATGATGGAAGAACAAAAGTGACCAAAACCTCATTTAGATTCTTACAAACATTATATAATCTAGGACCATCACCTGAACCTAATTTGACTATTTTATGGTCTCAAAATTTGCCAAAAGGATTTAAAGATTTTTGTGCAAAAGTTTCAATTGATACTTCATCTCTACAATATGAGAATGATGATTTGATGCGTACCAATAGAGGATCTGATGATTATGGTATTGCATGTTGTGTATCTTACCAAAAAATTGGTAAAACAATTCAACATTTTGGAGCACGTGCCAATTTGCCAAAAGCTTTACTTATGGCCTTGAACGGTGGTAGAGAAGAGGACAAAGGTACAATCGTTATTAAAAACATTCCTCAAATGGAAGACGGTGTGCTTGATTATGATAAAGTGATGAACATGTTCAAGGTAACTCTTGCAGAAGTAGCTAGAGTATATGCAAAATCGATGTACATTATTCACTATATGCATGATAAATATTATTATGAGAGAGCTCAAATGGCTATGATTGATACCGATCCTAATATTGATATCGCTTATGGAGCTGCTGGAATTTCTATTATCGCCGATTCACTTTCTGCTATCAAATATGCAAAAGTTACTCCAGTTAGAAATGATATTGGCTTAACTGTAGATTTTAATATAGAAGGTGAGTTTCCTCAATTTGGAAATGACGATGATAGAGTTGATGGTTTAGCTAAAGAAATTACTAGCATCTTTATTGATGAATTAAGAAAACATACTGCTTACAAAAACGCTACCCCTACTCTTTCATTATTGACTATTACTTCAAATGTAATGTACGGTTCGAATACCGGTTCTACTCCAGATGGACGTAAAGGCGGAGAAGCTTTTGCACCAGGAGCCAATCCAATGCACGGTAGAGACGTAAATGGAGCAATTGCTTCTTTGAACTCTGTAAGCAAATTAAATTACGAAGATGCACAAGATGGAATCTCTTATACTTTTACAATGGTACCAAAATCTTTGGGATCTGATAAAGAAGAGCAAGTTTCTAATCTAACGACAATTTTAGATAGTTATTTTGGAAGAAATGCCCATCACTTAAATGTAAATGTCTTGGATAAAGAAACGTTAATGGATGCTTACGAACATCCCGAAAAATATCCTCAATTGACTATTCGAGTTTCAGGATATGCCGTAAACTTTGTTCGATTATCAAAAGCGCATCAACTTGAAGTGATTACTAGAACATTTCATGAAAATTTGTAAATAATCTACAACACTAAATTATAATAAAACCACAATAAACTGTCTAAAGTAAAATTTATTTTTCATTTTAGACAGTTTTAATTTTTGAAATAATGTATTTTCCAAAGCAAAAATCTAAAGAAGAATCAATTGATATACTTCATTCTGACTCTATACGAATTCATTCTATTGAAACACTAGGCACACATGATGGCCCTGGAATACGAATGGTGGTATTTGTTCAAGGATGCCAGTTTAGATGTTTGTATTGTCAAAATCCAGATACTTTAGATATTCATGGAGGTACTTTTATCCCCATTGAAGATATAGTTGGGAAAGCTTTGCATCAAAAATCCTATTTTGGAAAAAAGGGAGGTGTTACTGTTTCTGGTGGCGAGCCTTTATTACAACGTGATAAACTGATTCAACTTTTTGATCAACTCCATGAAAATGGAATTAAAACCTGTTTGGATTCTAATGGTAGAGTTTTGGATGAAAAAACAAAGATTCTATTAAATAAAACCGACTTATTACTTTTGGATGTTAAGCATATCAACAACGATTGGCACAAAAAACTAACCGGTTTAAAAAATAAAACAACCCTTGCTGTTGCAGAATATAGAGAAAGCACTGGAAAACCAATGTGGTTGCGATACGTACTTGTGCCAGGTTGGACAGATCAAGAAGAATATTTACACGAATGGGGCCAATATTTCACCAATTATACAACAGTTGAAAGAGTAGAAATCATTCCTTTTCATCAATTAGGAAAACACAAATGGGAAATATTAGGTTTTGAATATCAATTAGAAAACACCCTTGCTCCAACAATTGAAGAAAAAAATAAAGCATTTGAGATTTTTAAACTTTACTTCAAGAATGTAAAACTCAAATAATGCTTTAATAAATGTATTTCTAAGTAATTAAAGTATGTAAGAATATTTTAATTGTTTTAAAATAGCTGTTGAATCCATTTATTCTTTATAAAAAGGATTTTTTAAAAATAACAAAGAAATGAGAAAACTATACATTTTAATTCTTTTGGTGACAATGGTGTCCAATAAAGGATTTTCACAAACACAAAAAATAGAAAACAACAATTCAGTTCCTACAGAAAAAGAATGGGATTATAATTTTTACGGTTATATTAGAACTGATTATATTTTTGACACTAGAAAATCATTTCAAGTGAGGGAAGATAATTTAAATTATTATCCGCTAGATAAAGTTTTAGACATCAATGGAGATGATTTAAACGCAACGGGTTCTTATAATTTTTTATCAATTGATTCTAGATTTGGTTTAAAAATAAAAGGTCCTGAAATTTGGGGAGCAAAAATTTCAGGAAATTTAGAAGGCGATTTTTTTGGTAATACAGAAGCCTCAATTGGTTTAGTACGATTGAGACATGCTTTTGTAAACATGGATTGGAAAGAAACTTCATTGACAGTCGGGCAAACATGGTATCCAGCATTTATTCCTGAACTATTTCCTGGTGTCGCTAATTTTAATACTGGAATAATGTTTAATCCATTTGGTTGGGCGACACAAATAAAAGTAAAGCAAAACTTTACAAAGGAATTATCATTTGCATTAACATTGTATAAAGAACGAGAATTTGCCACTGGAACAGCTATTGGCGGCACACAAAATTCTGCTTCTATCAATTCACCTATTCCTTCTATTCACGGACAATTTCAATTTAAAAATGCAAATTGGCTGGCTGGTTTTGGTGCAGAATTTAAATCACTGCAGCCATTAACTGAATATTCTCCAACTGCTACAACCAAAGCAAAAACTACTGAAAAAGTAACCAGTACCTCTTTTATTGGTTTTTTAAAATATTCTGACGACCTATTTTCAGTAAAAGCGTATGGTATAACAGGAGGAAATACAATTAATTTTTTAATGTTAGGTGGGTTCATAGGCTATACAAATCCGTTGCAACCTGAAAAATACAAAGCCACTAAAACCAGTTCTTTTTGGATTGATATTGCCAGTAATGGTAAAAAAATAGCGCCTGGAATTTTCGTAGGATATACTAAAAATAATGGAAACTCAAAAGACGGCCTTGCTCCTGGGGAAATTGTAAAATACTACATTAGAGGAATATCTGGGACAAGGGTAGTTGATGATGTTTGGAGAACATCTGGTAGGATTGAGTTTAAACACAAAAAATTTAAAGTTACTCCAGAATTAGAATATACCGCTGCAACTTGGGGAGATTTAGATCTTAATTCTAACGGAAAGGCAGATTTAAATAAAGTTGATGTTGGTAATTTACGTGGATTAATTTCATGTAGTTTAACTTTTTAAATAATAAAAAAAACACTAGAGAATTGATAAAAAAATGAAATATAAATGAAATAATATCGATTTAGCATTACTAGAAGTTAAACCAAAATAAATCTATTTTCAATATATATAATCAAAAATAAAAATTATGTCGAGTAATAAATATTTAATTGTACTAGCAGGTATGATTATGCAACTTTCAATTGGATCCATTTATGCATACAGTAAATGGATTGAACCTTTATCGAAAGAATTGAACTGGGAGGCTCATGATACTAAAACTGCTTTTAGTTTAGCCATTTGCTTTCTTGGTTTAACAGCTGCTTTCGCAGGAAAATTTGCTCAAAAAATTGGACCAACAAAAGCGGGATTAATTGCAGCTCTTTTTGTAACAATAGGATTATTGGGAAGTGCTTTGGCAGTCAAAATAAATTCTATTCATTTGTTTTACTTAACATTTGGTGTATTACAAGGTGTTGGTTTAGGATTTGGGTATGTTGTTCCAGTTTATACCGTTGTAAAATGGTTTCCTGATAGACCAGGTTTAGCTTCTGGAATAATAATTATGTCTTTTGCTCTTGGATCTTTGTTGGCTTCTTTTTTAATTGGACCGCTCTATGCCTCTTTAGGATTGTCAGGCGCATTTACAACTTTAGCAATAGGCTATGGAATATGTATGTTATTAAGTGCCTTGTATTTAGCAAATCCTATAAATTTAAAAACATCACTTCATACACATGTCGATTTAACTGCGAAACAAATAGTAACAGACAAACGTTTTATTGCACTTTGGTTATTATTATTTTTGAATGTTTGTGGCGGAATAGCTATAATTTCAAAAGCAGCTATTTTGGGAGAAGAAGTTGTCGGAATGACAGCAACACAGGCTACTATGTTTGTTGCAATTATTGGTTTGTTTAACGGTTTAGGTCGTCTGTTTTGGTCAAGTATTTCAGATAAAATAGGTTGTTGGGCGACATTTATGATTTTTATTAGTATAAATGTTATTTGTTTTGCTTTAATACCAAGTTTTTCTACAAATCAAACTTCATTTCAAACCCTAACTTACATCATTATTGCAGGTTACGGAGCTGGTTTTGCAACAATGCCATCATTTGTAAAAGATATTTTTGGCCCTGAAAAATATGGTCAAGTACTCGGATATGTTTTAACCGCTTGGTCTGCAGCAGCATTTGTAGGACCGATACTGCTTGGATTGACCTCACAAATCACAATATTTTATTTATTTGCTGGATTATTAGTACTAGCGTTGCTTGTCGGAATATGGTTGAAAGGATTACTCAA includes these proteins:
- the pflB gene encoding formate C-acetyltransferase, with product MKSTTETLYFKTGNWNNAIDVYDFVLKNVTPYEGDDSFLAGPSKKTTVLWDICKENLLKERQKNGCLDIDTNIISNITSFGPGYISKENEIIVGLQTDMLLKRAMKPFGGIKLVESAVAERGLKVSDEVVKIFNYAKDHNQAVFSAYDSEIRAYRSKHLLTGLPDNYARGRIIGDFRRLALYGADRLIEAKKEDFSAVVGEMSDHKVRLREEIFDQIKALQDMKIMSNSYGIDISNPALNAQQAVQFTYLAYLSAVKEQDGAAMSLGNVSSFLDVYIENDLQSGVITEEEAQEYIDQFVMKLRLVRHLRPGAYDTIFGGDPTWVTEAIGGQFNDGRTKVTKTSFRFLQTLYNLGPSPEPNLTILWSQNLPKGFKDFCAKVSIDTSSLQYENDDLMRTNRGSDDYGIACCVSYQKIGKTIQHFGARANLPKALLMALNGGREEDKGTIVIKNIPQMEDGVLDYDKVMNMFKVTLAEVARVYAKSMYIIHYMHDKYYYERAQMAMIDTDPNIDIAYGAAGISIIADSLSAIKYAKVTPVRNDIGLTVDFNIEGEFPQFGNDDDRVDGLAKEITSIFIDELRKHTAYKNATPTLSLLTITSNVMYGSNTGSTPDGRKGGEAFAPGANPMHGRDVNGAIASLNSVSKLNYEDAQDGISYTFTMVPKSLGSDKEEQVSNLTTILDSYFGRNAHHLNVNVLDKETLMDAYEHPEKYPQLTIRVSGYAVNFVRLSKAHQLEVITRTFHENL
- the pflA gene encoding pyruvate formate-lyase-activating protein, whose product is MYFPKQKSKEESIDILHSDSIRIHSIETLGTHDGPGIRMVVFVQGCQFRCLYCQNPDTLDIHGGTFIPIEDIVGKALHQKSYFGKKGGVTVSGGEPLLQRDKLIQLFDQLHENGIKTCLDSNGRVLDEKTKILLNKTDLLLLDVKHINNDWHKKLTGLKNKTTLAVAEYRESTGKPMWLRYVLVPGWTDQEEYLHEWGQYFTNYTTVERVEIIPFHQLGKHKWEILGFEYQLENTLAPTIEEKNKAFEIFKLYFKNVKLK
- a CDS encoding OFA family MFS transporter, coding for MSSNKYLIVLAGMIMQLSIGSIYAYSKWIEPLSKELNWEAHDTKTAFSLAICFLGLTAAFAGKFAQKIGPTKAGLIAALFVTIGLLGSALAVKINSIHLFYLTFGVLQGVGLGFGYVVPVYTVVKWFPDRPGLASGIIIMSFALGSLLASFLIGPLYASLGLSGAFTTLAIGYGICMLLSALYLANPINLKTSLHTHVDLTAKQIVTDKRFIALWLLLFLNVCGGIAIISKAAILGEEVVGMTATQATMFVAIIGLFNGLGRLFWSSISDKIGCWATFMIFISINVICFALIPSFSTNQTSFQTLTYIIIAGYGAGFATMPSFVKDIFGPEKYGQVLGYVLTAWSAAAFVGPILLGLTSQITIFYLFAGLLVLALLVGIWLKGLLKASALELKS